A genomic segment from Stenotrophomonas maltophilia encodes:
- a CDS encoding LysR family transcriptional regulator, translating into MVSLDRFDIFRAVVEAGSLTAAADRLGLSRAVVSFNLKRLEQELGVTLLLRSTRHLALTEAGEQFLQHCVQALDAAQAAIDAARRDQHQLQGVLRLTTTPEYAQLRLITALEAFRARHPALQLHLSTSPAPADLIPERFDLAIRLGRLPDSGLHANELERHPLCAVAAPSLLARLPSAEAADDPVLLGTLPRLGYPRLADVPVVAPDGSDALFATNPGNAVVRVDGASSLRAFALAGAGVTVLPRWLIEDDLAQDRLRPVLRQHLFPQQSVYAVYPHSTQPSPKVRQLIDFLRDRFAT; encoded by the coding sequence ATGGTCAGCCTCGATCGCTTCGATATCTTCCGTGCCGTGGTCGAGGCCGGCAGCCTGACCGCAGCGGCCGATCGGCTCGGCCTGAGTCGTGCGGTGGTCAGCTTCAACCTGAAGCGGCTGGAGCAGGAGCTGGGCGTGACCCTGCTGCTGCGCAGTACCCGCCACCTGGCCCTGACCGAGGCCGGCGAGCAGTTCCTGCAGCACTGCGTGCAGGCGCTGGATGCCGCACAGGCAGCGATCGATGCCGCGCGCCGCGACCAGCACCAGTTGCAGGGCGTGCTGCGCCTGACGACCACACCGGAGTACGCACAGCTGCGCCTGATCACGGCGCTGGAGGCGTTCCGTGCCCGGCATCCGGCCTTGCAGCTGCACCTGTCGACCTCACCGGCACCGGCCGACCTGATTCCCGAACGCTTCGACCTGGCGATCCGCCTCGGCCGCCTGCCGGACTCGGGCCTGCACGCCAATGAACTGGAGCGCCACCCACTGTGCGCGGTGGCGGCTCCGTCCCTGCTGGCGCGCCTGCCCTCTGCCGAGGCAGCCGATGATCCTGTACTGCTGGGAACCCTGCCCCGCCTGGGCTACCCGCGCCTGGCCGATGTTCCGGTGGTGGCACCGGATGGCAGCGACGCCCTGTTTGCCACCAACCCGGGCAACGCGGTGGTGCGCGTGGATGGTGCCAGCAGCCTGCGCGCGTTCGCCTTGGCCGGCGCCGGGGTCACCGTGCTGCCACGCTGGCTGATCGAGGACGACCTGGCCCAGGATCGCCTGCGCCCAGTGCTGCGCCAGCACCTGTTTCCGCAGCAGAGTGTGTACGCGGTTTACCCGCACAGCACGCAGCCCTCACCGAAGGTGCGGCAGCTGATCGATTTCCTGCGCGACCGGTTCGCCACATGA
- a CDS encoding MgtC/SapB family protein: MELTQDVSILLRVAAAMLFGGVLGVEREMGKHAAGLRTHMLIAGAAALIVGLGDSVAEHFQQERYRDLLQVDPVRLIEAVVACVGFVAAGTILRGSREDQVSGLTTASSLIMAAAIGIAVGIGKYVIAIGVSVLCVLVLAVMRRLEKRIS, encoded by the coding sequence ATGGAACTCACCCAGGATGTCTCGATCCTGCTGCGCGTAGCCGCAGCGATGCTGTTCGGCGGTGTGCTCGGTGTCGAGCGCGAAATGGGCAAGCACGCCGCCGGCCTGCGCACGCACATGCTGATCGCCGGGGCTGCCGCGTTGATCGTCGGCCTCGGCGACTCGGTGGCCGAACATTTCCAGCAGGAGCGCTACCGTGACCTGCTGCAGGTCGACCCGGTACGTCTGATCGAAGCGGTGGTGGCCTGCGTCGGCTTCGTGGCCGCCGGCACCATCCTGCGCGGCTCACGCGAGGACCAGGTCAGCGGCCTGACCACGGCCAGCTCGCTGATCATGGCGGCAGCGATCGGGATCGCCGTGGGTATCGGCAAATACGTGATTGCGATCGGGGTGAGCGTGCTGTGCGTGCTGGTGCTGGCGGTGATGCGGCGGTTGGAGAAACGGATCTCGTAG
- a CDS encoding helix-turn-helix transcriptional regulator, translating to MSRYFTFADYRRFGQRHGFDYRADPEHLRDDQWAGRGEVNEQFMRGGMSLIASDVHNRFPYVATAQQRPGLAIRVMLQGQVDVRIPRRGGFTLRAGTAMTAHHRDQIEMTGAHPGETRLRGVSVIVPGGIDADVFQMPQLENALGTHLECRHWAIPHAMLPVLGQLFDSPWQDGIDALWREGVALQLLALGLQAEDLQTDPVRTLRAGQRERLERVRSYLHDDPSHAHSLVELARLACMSPSSLRRHFAQQYGSSVFDYLHEQRMRHAEQGLREDGWTVEQAAAASGYRHPSNFAAAFRKRFGLVPSRWRTGPSKVG from the coding sequence ATGTCCCGATACTTCACCTTTGCCGATTACCGCCGTTTCGGCCAACGCCATGGCTTCGATTACCGCGCTGATCCGGAACACCTGCGCGACGACCAGTGGGCTGGTCGCGGCGAAGTCAACGAACAGTTCATGCGCGGTGGCATGAGCCTGATCGCCTCCGACGTGCATAACCGGTTCCCCTATGTGGCTACCGCACAGCAACGCCCCGGGCTCGCCATCCGCGTGATGCTGCAGGGCCAGGTCGACGTGCGTATCCCGCGACGTGGAGGATTCACCTTGCGTGCCGGCACCGCGATGACCGCCCACCATCGCGACCAGATCGAGATGACCGGCGCGCACCCCGGCGAAACGCGCCTGCGCGGAGTCAGCGTGATCGTGCCGGGTGGCATCGATGCGGATGTTTTCCAGATGCCACAACTGGAAAATGCGCTTGGCACGCATCTGGAATGCCGCCACTGGGCCATTCCGCACGCCATGCTGCCGGTGCTGGGCCAGTTGTTCGACAGCCCGTGGCAGGACGGCATCGATGCCCTGTGGCGCGAGGGCGTGGCCCTGCAGCTGCTGGCCCTGGGCCTGCAGGCCGAGGATCTGCAGACCGACCCGGTGCGCACGCTGCGCGCCGGCCAGCGCGAGCGCCTGGAACGGGTGCGCAGCTACCTGCATGACGACCCCAGCCATGCCCACAGCCTGGTCGAGCTGGCCCGACTGGCCTGCATGAGCCCCAGCTCATTGCGCCGCCATTTTGCCCAGCAGTATGGAAGCTCGGTGTTCGACTACCTGCACGAGCAGCGCATGCGCCACGCCGAACAGGGCCTGCGCGAGGACGGCTGGACGGTTGAACAGGCCGCTGCCGCCAGTGGCTACCGACACCCCAGCAACTTCGCCGCCGCGTTCCGCAAGCGTTTTGGCCTGGTCCCCAGCCGCTGGCGCACCGGCCCCTCGAAAGTGGGGTGA
- a CDS encoding MFS transporter, whose product MPSPRLRHEVIFLLVFALDLVNMFIATVAYPALAAELHADISTLAWVGTAYMLGLSVVIPLAPWLAARCGERRLLLVALLLFAVAAALAGAAPGIGWLLGWRLLQGLAGGLLIPVAQAAAYRQCTPDQRGALTRRILLVALLVPALAPALGGLLVQWLSWRGVLWASLPLAVMAIGLVLAWMPADGARSAPRLQAYALSTAMLALGALLLALTWLGESGHRGAGAVLLLVALLLAAAHLRHARRQVQPLLRWSLLSHRGLRLAMLVYLAVPGVFIGSQLVSTLQLHQAGYSAARIGALMLPWALASAIAITASKRLLVRLGPAMVLRAGMLLQASGLLLMALLPQPAFALAGLLFALMGAGGSLCSSTAQTLAFHGVEGEALGDASALWNLNRQLSFCLGTAAIALLLALAMQWLPAHATGVALGLAAALTLLPMALLCRPQQLSFPQPENA is encoded by the coding sequence ATGCCGTCCCCCCGCCTGCGCCATGAGGTGATCTTCCTGCTGGTGTTCGCCCTGGATCTGGTCAACATGTTCATCGCCACGGTGGCCTATCCGGCATTGGCAGCGGAGCTGCACGCCGATATCAGCACCCTGGCCTGGGTCGGCACGGCCTACATGCTGGGCCTGAGCGTGGTGATTCCGTTGGCGCCCTGGCTGGCTGCGCGCTGCGGCGAGCGTCGCTTGCTGCTGGTGGCGTTGCTGTTGTTCGCGGTTGCCGCTGCGCTGGCAGGCGCCGCACCGGGGATCGGCTGGCTGCTCGGCTGGCGCCTGCTGCAGGGGTTGGCTGGCGGCCTGCTGATTCCCGTGGCACAGGCTGCGGCGTACCGGCAATGCACGCCCGACCAGCGTGGCGCGCTGACCCGCCGCATCCTGCTGGTGGCCCTGCTGGTGCCGGCACTGGCGCCGGCGCTGGGCGGGCTGTTGGTGCAGTGGTTGTCCTGGCGCGGCGTGCTCTGGGCCAGCCTGCCGTTGGCGGTGATGGCAATCGGCCTGGTGCTGGCCTGGATGCCGGCCGATGGCGCGCGCAGTGCGCCGCGACTACAGGCCTATGCGCTGTCTACCGCGATGCTGGCGCTGGGCGCGTTGCTGTTGGCGCTGACCTGGCTGGGCGAGTCTGGACATCGCGGTGCCGGTGCCGTGTTGCTGCTGGTCGCGCTGCTGCTGGCGGCGGCCCACCTGCGGCATGCACGTCGGCAGGTGCAGCCACTGCTGCGCTGGTCGCTCCTGTCCCACCGTGGGCTGAGGCTGGCAATGCTGGTGTATCTGGCAGTGCCGGGCGTATTCATCGGCAGTCAGTTGGTCAGTACCCTGCAGCTGCACCAGGCCGGTTACAGCGCTGCACGCATCGGCGCGTTGATGCTGCCGTGGGCGCTGGCCTCGGCCATCGCGATCACGGCCAGCAAACGCCTGCTGGTCCGCCTGGGTCCGGCCATGGTACTGCGCGCCGGCATGCTGCTGCAGGCCAGCGGCCTGCTGCTGATGGCGCTGCTGCCGCAGCCGGCCTTCGCGTTGGCCGGGCTGTTGTTCGCGCTGATGGGCGCCGGCGGCAGTCTGTGCAGCAGTACCGCGCAGACACTGGCCTTCCATGGTGTGGAAGGTGAGGCGCTGGGTGATGCCAGCGCTCTCTGGAACCTCAATCGCCAGCTCAGCTTCTGCCTGGGCACCGCGGCCATCGCGCTGCTGCTGGCACTGGCCATGCAATGGCTGCCGGCCCATGCCACCGGCGTGGCGCTGGGGCTGGCCGCCGCACTGACCCTGCTGCCGATGGCGCTGCTGTGTCGGCCGCAACAGCTTTCCTTTCCGCAACCCGAGAATGCCTGA
- a CDS encoding SDR family NAD(P)-dependent oxidoreductase, producing the protein MIDYQLTGKTAIVTGGVSGIGLAVAQTLAASGARISVWDLKQDAVDATVAQLRSTGAQAIGIALDVTDDAAVEAAVQRTIKELDGLHVAINNAGIGGPAASSGDYPIDGWQRVIDVNLTSVFLCQRAQIQAMRAAGTGGSIINMASILGQVGYAGSTAYVAAKHGVVGLTQTAAWEHAGDGIRVNAVGPGFISTPLLEKMDPKVRATLEGRHALKRLGTAEEVAALVAWLASDDASFATGTYYAIDGGYLAQ; encoded by the coding sequence ATGATTGATTACCAGTTGACCGGCAAGACCGCGATCGTGACCGGCGGCGTGTCGGGCATCGGCCTGGCCGTGGCGCAGACGCTGGCCGCGTCCGGCGCCCGTATTTCGGTCTGGGACCTCAAGCAGGATGCGGTGGATGCCACCGTGGCGCAGTTGCGCAGCACCGGTGCACAGGCCATCGGCATCGCGCTGGACGTCACCGACGACGCGGCGGTGGAGGCGGCGGTGCAGCGCACGATCAAGGAACTCGACGGCCTGCATGTGGCCATCAACAACGCCGGTATCGGTGGGCCGGCCGCCAGCAGCGGCGACTATCCGATCGATGGCTGGCAGCGCGTGATCGACGTCAACCTCACCAGCGTGTTCCTGTGCCAGCGTGCGCAGATCCAGGCGATGCGCGCGGCCGGTACCGGCGGCAGCATCATCAACATGGCGTCGATCCTGGGCCAGGTGGGCTATGCCGGCTCCACTGCCTATGTCGCGGCCAAGCACGGCGTGGTCGGGCTGACCCAGACCGCAGCGTGGGAGCATGCGGGCGACGGTATCCGTGTCAATGCGGTCGGCCCGGGCTTCATCAGCACGCCGCTGCTGGAGAAGATGGACCCGAAGGTGCGTGCCACGCTGGAAGGGCGGCACGCACTGAAGCGGCTGGGTACGGCGGAGGAAGTGGCGGCGCTGGTGGCCTGGCTGGCCAGCGACGACGCCTCGTTCGCGACCGGCACCTACTACGCCATCGATGGCGGATACCTCGCGCAGTGA
- a CDS encoding DUF4440 domain-containing protein has translation MDTTAEHEIHHLHDKLQAWFRADVGADALDDLMAHFCADFSMVGIAGRRLDRQAVQVLFEGGHGARPGLLISIEAVQAVAAPLPLAVLRYREGHSVGEGTVAWRESLAVLRQEEGRWRWLALHEVAAA, from the coding sequence ATGGATACCACTGCAGAACATGAAATCCACCACCTGCACGACAAACTGCAGGCCTGGTTCCGTGCCGACGTCGGCGCCGACGCGCTGGATGATCTGATGGCGCATTTCTGCGCGGACTTCAGCATGGTCGGCATCGCCGGGCGCCGGTTGGATCGGCAGGCTGTGCAGGTGCTGTTCGAGGGCGGCCATGGCGCGCGTCCGGGCCTGCTGATTTCCATCGAGGCCGTGCAGGCGGTGGCGGCGCCGTTGCCGCTGGCGGTGCTGCGCTATCGCGAAGGGCATTCGGTGGGCGAAGGGACGGTTGCCTGGCGGGAATCGTTGGCCGTGCTGCGGCAGGAAGAGGGCCGTTGGCGCTGGCTGGCGCTGCATGAAGTAGCGGCAGCCTGA
- a CDS encoding CocE/NonD family hydrolase, whose translation MRVRAVAVAIALCLSSTVLAADTPPMTPDISGKPFVAPDVGRDYDKRVVMVPMRDGTKLYTVIVVPKGARNAPILLTRTPYDAAGRASRSDSPRMRDLLPQGDEVFVDGGYIRVFQDIRGKYDSEGDYVMTRPLRGPLNNTKVDHSTDTWDTIDWLVKNVPESNGKVGMLGSSYEGFTVVMALTDPHPALKVAAPQSPMVDGWMGDDWLNYGAFRQVNFNYFAMQTEKRGKGTPLPSLGYDDYSTFLRIGSAGDYARFTGVDQLTWWKKLVEHPAYDAFWQGQALDAVMAKTPLKVPTMWLQGLWDQEDMWGANHAYQAMEGRDSGNNRNYLVMGPWRHSQVNYSGSELGALKFDGDTALQFRRDVLKPFFDQYLVDGAPKADTPPVLIYNTGENHWDRLKGWPRSCDKGCAASSKPLYLRAGGKLAFQAPAAGEGDFEEYVSDPAKPVPFVPRPVRFGDRDMWTTWLVKDQRFVDGRPDVLTFITEPLTAPLRIGGAPVVHLQASTSGTDSDWVVKLIDVYPDQEASTPEMGGYELPVSLAIFRGRYRESFSDPKPLAANQVLPYRFDLPNANHTFQKGHRVMVQVQSSLFPLYDRNPQTYVPNIYLAKPGDYQKATQRVWHSAAQASYVDLPVY comes from the coding sequence ATGCGTGTGCGTGCCGTTGCTGTTGCCATCGCCCTTTGCCTGTCCAGCACCGTGCTGGCCGCCGATACCCCGCCGATGACCCCGGACATCAGCGGCAAACCCTTCGTTGCCCCCGATGTCGGTCGTGACTACGACAAGCGCGTGGTGATGGTGCCGATGCGTGATGGCACCAAGCTGTATACGGTGATCGTGGTGCCCAAGGGCGCCCGCAACGCCCCGATCCTGCTGACCCGCACCCCTTACGATGCCGCCGGCCGCGCCAGCCGCAGTGATTCACCGCGCATGCGCGACCTGCTGCCGCAGGGCGATGAGGTGTTCGTCGACGGCGGTTACATCCGCGTGTTCCAGGATATCCGTGGCAAGTACGACTCCGAAGGCGATTACGTGATGACCCGGCCGCTGCGCGGGCCATTGAACAATACCAAGGTGGATCACTCTACCGACACCTGGGACACCATCGACTGGCTGGTGAAGAACGTGCCGGAGAGCAATGGCAAGGTCGGCATGCTCGGTTCGTCGTACGAGGGCTTCACCGTGGTGATGGCACTGACCGACCCGCATCCGGCGCTGAAAGTGGCTGCGCCGCAGAGCCCGATGGTCGATGGCTGGATGGGCGACGACTGGCTCAACTACGGGGCGTTCCGCCAGGTCAACTTCAACTATTTCGCGATGCAGACCGAGAAGCGCGGCAAGGGTACGCCGCTGCCCAGTCTCGGCTACGACGACTACAGCACTTTTCTGCGGATCGGTTCGGCTGGCGACTACGCGCGTTTCACCGGCGTGGACCAGCTGACCTGGTGGAAGAAGCTGGTCGAGCATCCGGCTTATGACGCCTTCTGGCAGGGCCAGGCGCTGGATGCGGTGATGGCAAAGACACCGCTGAAGGTGCCGACCATGTGGCTGCAGGGCCTGTGGGACCAGGAGGACATGTGGGGTGCCAACCACGCCTACCAGGCGATGGAAGGGCGCGACAGTGGCAACAACCGCAATTACCTGGTGATGGGGCCGTGGCGGCACAGCCAGGTGAACTACAGCGGCAGCGAACTGGGTGCGCTGAAGTTCGATGGCGATACCGCGCTGCAGTTCCGCCGCGACGTGCTCAAGCCGTTCTTCGACCAGTACCTGGTGGACGGTGCGCCGAAGGCCGACACGCCGCCGGTGCTGATCTACAACACTGGCGAAAACCACTGGGACCGCTTGAAGGGTTGGCCGCGCAGCTGCGACAAGGGCTGTGCCGCCAGCAGCAAGCCGCTGTACCTGCGCGCCGGCGGCAAGCTGGCATTCCAGGCGCCGGCGGCGGGCGAGGGCGACTTCGAGGAATACGTGTCCGACCCGGCCAAGCCGGTGCCGTTCGTGCCGCGCCCGGTCCGCTTCGGTGACCGCGACATGTGGACCACCTGGCTGGTCAAGGACCAGCGCTTCGTCGATGGCCGCCCGGACGTGCTGACCTTCATCACCGAACCGCTGACCGCGCCGTTGCGCATCGGCGGCGCGCCGGTGGTGCACCTGCAGGCCTCGACCAGTGGCACCGACAGCGACTGGGTGGTGAAGCTGATCGACGTGTATCCGGACCAGGAAGCGTCGACGCCGGAGATGGGGGGCTACGAGCTGCCGGTGTCACTGGCGATCTTCCGAGGTCGCTACCGCGAAAGCTTCAGCGATCCGAAGCCGCTGGCCGCCAACCAGGTGCTGCCGTACCGCTTCGACCTGCCCAACGCCAACCACACTTTCCAGAAGGGCCACCGAGTGATGGTGCAGGTGCAGTCCAGCCTGTTCCCGCTGTACGACCGCAACCCGCAGACTTACGTGCCGAACATCTACCTGGCCAAGCCGGGCGATTACCAGAAGGCCACGCAGCGCGTCTGGCACAGCGCCGCGCAGGCCAGCTACGTCGATCTGCCGGTGTATTGA
- the lldP gene encoding L-lactate permease, translating into MQPWQHLYDPAGNLWLSSLIALLPIAFFFVALAVLRMKGWLAGTITVAIALGVALLFYRMPLTQALGAAGFGFVYGLWPIAWIIIGAVFLYKVSVKTGQFDIIRASILSVTEDQRLQMLMVGFAFGAFLEGAAGFGAPVAITAALLVGLGFKPLYAAGLCLIVNTAPVAFGAMGIPIIVAGQVTGLDAFEIGQMAGRQLPFLTVIVLFWIMAIMDGWRGIRETWPAVLVAGGSFAIAQYLTSNFIGPELPDITASLASLVCLTLFLRRWKPVRIFRFDTETSAEAAAQALEAPRYSVGQIAKAWSPFLILTAMVTLWSIKPFKSLFAAGGPLESWVLKLPVPGLDQMVQKMPPIVDAPLSYEAVYKFDWFSATGTSIILAAVIAIIALRMPARSALHTFGETVRELRMPIYSIGMVLAFAFIANYSGLSATLALALAHTGDAFPFFSPFLGWLGVFLTGSDTSSNALFSALQATTAQQIGVSDVLLVAANTTGGVTGKMISPQSIAIACAAVGLAGKESDLFRFTVKHSLIFTTMVGLITLAQAYWLTWMIP; encoded by the coding sequence ATGCAGCCCTGGCAACACCTGTACGACCCCGCCGGCAACCTGTGGTTGTCCAGCCTGATCGCGCTGCTGCCGATCGCGTTCTTCTTCGTGGCCCTGGCCGTGCTGCGCATGAAGGGCTGGCTGGCCGGTACGATCACCGTGGCCATCGCGCTTGGCGTGGCCCTGTTGTTCTACCGCATGCCGTTGACCCAGGCGCTGGGCGCGGCCGGCTTCGGCTTCGTCTACGGCCTGTGGCCGATCGCCTGGATCATCATCGGCGCGGTGTTCCTCTACAAGGTCTCGGTCAAGACCGGGCAGTTCGACATCATCCGTGCTTCGATCCTGTCGGTGACTGAAGACCAGCGCCTGCAGATGCTGATGGTCGGTTTCGCTTTTGGGGCCTTCCTGGAAGGCGCGGCCGGCTTCGGTGCGCCGGTGGCGATCACTGCGGCGCTGCTGGTCGGGCTGGGCTTCAAGCCGCTGTATGCCGCCGGTCTGTGCCTGATCGTCAACACCGCGCCGGTGGCGTTCGGTGCGATGGGCATTCCGATCATCGTGGCCGGGCAGGTCACCGGCCTGGACGCATTCGAGATCGGCCAGATGGCCGGCCGCCAGCTGCCGTTCCTGACCGTGATCGTGCTGTTCTGGATCATGGCCATCATGGATGGCTGGCGCGGCATCAGGGAAACCTGGCCGGCGGTGCTGGTGGCCGGCGGCTCGTTCGCCATTGCGCAGTACCTGACCTCGAACTTCATCGGCCCGGAGCTGCCGGACATCACCGCCTCGCTGGCGTCGCTGGTCTGCCTGACCCTGTTCCTGCGCCGCTGGAAGCCGGTACGGATCTTCCGCTTCGATACCGAAACCAGCGCCGAAGCGGCCGCACAGGCACTGGAGGCGCCGCGCTACAGCGTCGGCCAGATCGCCAAGGCGTGGTCGCCGTTCCTGATCCTCACCGCGATGGTCACGCTGTGGAGCATCAAGCCGTTCAAGTCGCTGTTCGCGGCGGGCGGCCCGCTGGAAAGCTGGGTGCTGAAGCTCCCGGTGCCGGGCCTGGACCAGATGGTGCAGAAGATGCCACCTATCGTGGACGCGCCGCTCAGCTACGAGGCGGTCTACAAATTCGACTGGTTCTCGGCCACCGGCACCTCGATCATCCTCGCCGCGGTGATCGCGATCATCGCGCTGCGCATGCCGGCCCGTTCGGCGCTGCACACCTTCGGCGAAACCGTGCGTGAGCTGCGCATGCCGATCTACTCGATCGGCATGGTGCTCGCTTTTGCCTTCATCGCCAACTATTCGGGCCTGTCGGCAACGCTGGCGCTGGCATTGGCGCACACCGGCGATGCGTTCCCGTTCTTCTCGCCGTTCCTGGGCTGGCTGGGCGTGTTCCTGACTGGTTCGGACACCTCGTCCAATGCGTTGTTCTCGGCACTGCAGGCGACCACTGCACAGCAGATCGGCGTGTCCGACGTGCTGCTGGTGGCGGCCAACACCACCGGCGGTGTCACCGGCAAGATGATCTCGCCGCAGTCGATCGCCATTGCCTGCGCGGCGGTCGGCCTGGCCGGCAAGGAATCGGACCTGTTCCGTTTCACGGTCAAGCACAGCCTGATCTTCACCACGATGGTCGGCCTGATCACCCTGGCCCAGGCCTACTGGCTGACCTGGATGATTCCCTGA